One window from the genome of Perca flavescens isolate YP-PL-M2 chromosome 17, PFLA_1.0, whole genome shotgun sequence encodes:
- the mertka gene encoding tyrosine-protein kinase Mer, translating to MAKKSTPGWFGVFLSTTTIAIIVVGSPVSAQHSRGRFNRPTRTSEPLVKPARVSRVYLSPDQLRRLHFKPTLGSIQLSEGHEAKFNCSINIPDARLEPTIIWVKNGQDLAGNTQVVINDLQTITDGVITLLSTVSIIHVQRVDAGEYRCRLNISNTMVQSQPITIMVEGLPTFLYQPEDSNVTRNTPFTLSCEAVGPPDPVQIRWLRDGSPDSEIYNSPSSYSVAGVHKYTQFSCEAHNTKGVTTSREANINIKVLPDPVSNFTVMERQSNKLMLSWSPGHDGFSPITKCHIRVKEVSQRKGEVMTTRFINVTVPPFQCIVPGLQAMTWYNMSVSCSNEVGVSPVTMWIQSNTTEGVPSVYPRNVTAQLNESWLVIRWKPPPYDKINGILRGYEVTVKHGTQVNKIHSDTTVAFVNVQEFNTTYSVEVAACTQAGSGMVSPPVWLFVPEDKSVVSPSSGPDTMGPDSVYVVLVVVCVICLLLLLLWGGICLHNRTSDSWFGRLFGGAEKVQPFVQYKPERSYNRSAVGITLGNLGVSDELQAKLQDMMVMRNLLSIGKILGEGEFGSVVEGHLRQPDGTSEKVAVKTMKLDSFSQREIEEFLNEAACMKDFNHLNVIKLLGVCLEVGAGHFPKPMVILPFMKYGDLHSFLLRSRLGDSPMFLPTQTLLKFMVDIALGMEYLSGRNFLHRDLAARNCMLRDDMTVCVADFGLSKKIYSGDYYRQGRIAKMPVKWIAVESLADRVFTVKSDVWAFGVTMWEIATRGMTPYPGIQNHEIYDYLLEGQRLKQPGDCLDELYEIMYNCWRADPLDRPSFPQLREMLEKLTEKLPESFSKEDIIYINTSFPEEDHDGETLAPTEHPVFNSSPSCSHQAAENSVVTADIHGSLEDEDEEDDDRYVVVISPDPSLRSPAVCTPLLSSDALSQANGDMVTDVTAMDHSSNDTSLLL from the exons CTCAGCATTCCCGGGGCCGGTTCAACCGTCCCACCAGGACCTCTGAGCCTCTTGTGAAACCTGCCCGTGTCTCAAGGGTTTATCTGAGCCCGGATCAGCTCAGACGGCTGCACTTCAAGCCCACCTTAGGCTCCATCCAGCTGTCAGAGGGCCATGAGGCCAAATTCAACTGCTCCATCAACATCCCCGACGCCAGGCTGGAGCCCACCATCATCTGGGTGAAGAACGGCCAGGACCTGGCGGGAAACACACAGGTGGTGATCAATGATCTCCAGACCATCACAGACGGGGTCATAACTCTCCTATCCACTGTCAG CATTATCCATGTGCAGCGAGTGGATGCTGGGGAGTATCGCTGCAGACTGAATATCAGCAACACCATGGTTCAGTCTCAGCCAATCACCATCATGGTGGAAG GTCTACCGACATTTCTCTATCAACCAGAGGACAGCAACGTCACAAGAAACACACCTTTCACGCTGTCATGTGAGGCGGTAGGACCTCCAGACCCTGTTCAAATCCGCTGGCTCCGTGATGGATCACCTGATAGTGAAATTTATAACTCTCCCAGCAGCTACTCCGTGGCAG GTGTGCACAAGTACACTCAGTTCAGCTGCGAAGCTCACAACACGAAAGGTGTCACCACCTCCAGAGAAGCAAATATCAACATCAAAG TACTTCCCGACCCCGTGTCTAATTTTACTGTGATGGAGAGGCAGTCCAATAAGTTGATGTTGAGCTGGAGCCCCGGACATGATGGTTTCTCTCCAATAACTAAATGCCATATCAGG GTTAAAGAGGTGAGTCAGAGGAAAGGGGAGGTGATGACCACCAGGTTCATCAACGTCACAGTGCCGCCTTTCCAGTGCATAGTCCCCGGGCTGCAGGCTATGACGTGGTACAACATGAGTGTTTCCTGCAGCAATGAGGTGGGAGTCTCTCCTGTCACCATGTGGATCCAGAGCAACACCACAGAGGGAG TGCCATCAGTTTACCCCCGAAATGTCACAGCACAGCTGAATGAGTCTTGGCTGGTTATCAGGTGGAAACCTCCCCCATATGATAAGATAAATGGCATCCTGCGTGGTTATGAAGTTACTGTCAAACATGGCACACAAGTAAACAAG atCCACAGTGACACCACCGTGGCCTTTGTAAATGTGCAGGAATTCAACACAACCTACAGTGTGGAGGTGGCTGCATGCACACAGGCAGGGAGCGGCATGGTCAGCCCACCAGTCTGGCTGTTTGTGCCAGAGGACA AGTCAGTGGTGTCCCCATCGTCCGGCCCTGACACCATGGGTCCAGACTCTGTCTATGTtgtgctggtggtggtgtgtgtcaTCTGTCTTCTGCTGCTTCTCCTCTGGGGGGGTATCTGTCTACACAACAGGACTTCTGACTCTTGGTTTGG gCGGTTGTTTGGAGGTGCAGAAAAGGTGCAGCCTTTTGTGCAGTACAAACCCGAGAGATCCTACAACCGATCAGCCGTAGGAATCACAC TTGGGAACCTTGGTGTTAGTGATGAACTCCAGGCCAAACTTCAGGACATGATGGTCATGAGGAACTTGCTCTCCATAGGAAAGATTCTTGGAGAGG GTGAATTTGGCTCCGTGGTGGAGGGACATTTACGACAACCAGACGgaacatcagaaaaagttgcTGTGAAGACAATGAAAC TGGATAGCTTCTCTCAAAGGGAGATTGAAGAGTTCCTGAATGAGGCAGCCTGCATGAAAGATTTCAACCACCTTAATGTCATCAAACTGCTCG GTGTGTGCTTGGAAGTAGGCGCGGGACATTTTCCCAAGCCCATGGTCATCCTGCCATTCATGAAATATGGAGATCTTCATAGCTTCCTGCTGCGCTCACGCCTGGGAGACAGTCCAATG ttCTTACCCACTCAGACACTCCTGAAGTTCATGGTTGACATTGCTTTGGGTATGGAGTATCTTAGTGGTCGTAACTTTCTGCATCGTGACTTGGCGGCTCGCAACTGCAT GCTGCGTGATGACATGACAGTGTGTGTAGCAGACTTCGGGTTATCTAAGAAGATCTACAGCGGAGATTATTACAGGCAGGGCAGAATAGCCAAAATGCCTGTAAAATGGATTGCAGTAGAGAGTCTCGCAGATAGAGTTTTTACTGTAAAGAGTGATGTG TGGGCATTTGGCGTCACCATGTGGGAGATCGCTACACGAGGCATGACACCATACCCCGGGATCCAGAACCATGAAATCTATGACTACCTTCTTGAAGGACAGAGGCTGAAGCAGCCAGGAGACTGTTTGGATGAGCT GTATGAGATCATGTACAACTGCTGGAGGGCCGATCCGCTGGACCGACCTTCCTTTCCCCAACTGAGAGAAATGTTGGAGAAGCTCACAGAAAAGCTCCCAGAGTCTTTCAGCAAGGAAGATATCATCTATATTAACACCAGCTTTCCTGAAGAGGACCATGATGGAGAAACACTGGCACCTACAGAACATCCTGTGTTCAACTCGTCACCTTCCTGCAGTCATCAGGCAGCAGAAAATTCAGTAGTTACTGCGGACATTCACGGCAGCctggaggatgaggatgaggaggacGATGATCGCTATGTGGTGGTGATCTCCCCTGATCCTTCCCTGAGATCTCCTGCAGTGTGCACTCCTCTTTTATCAAGTGATGCTTTAAGTCAAGCTAATGGAGACATGGTTACTGATGTGACGGCTATGGATCACAGCTCAAATGACACTTCTTTACTTCTGTAA
- the tmem87b gene encoding transmembrane protein 87A isoform X4, with product MAAAVSMRTWSCPTTGVFYPWAVLCVVLLSTINAVVAAPETGVWKITIVNTSRPLLLRKSMYKDTNIELKVVRFGCPEEVNFSIHWYLKYYPCNNEYNNIEEMYERTPLNRGEGLDPNPLGQGEYIEHKYSPITCNRKLQSFPRLKKAKADPRPVSPPVQGEVPVENDTKWITEEYDSDTPNVIATTWKDGPYLLVVKIESNKQDANWNLTVNVVMKGRHGYISITEWPLMIFYMVMCIVYILYALLWFIWAACYWKDLLRIQFWIAGVIFLGMVEKAVFCAEYENTNAVGSASPGLLIFAELVSALKRTLARLLVIIVSLGYGIIKPRLGQVMHRVVGLGILYFAFASIEGVLRITGGRDNGPALITAIVLAVLDSCAIWFIFVSLAQTIKTLKLRRNPVKLSLYRHFTNTLIFAVIASIIFMGWIAKKFRLAECQSDWIELWVEDAFWRFLFSAILFVIMFLWRPSANNQRYAFTPLIDDSDDEEIEEFASTNIDGIKLRASKHETNGTVKPAEVNPEEDLKWVEDNIPSSLADVALPVLLDSDEEIMTTRYEMSKLE from the exons ATGGCCGCTGCTGTCAGTATGAGGACGTGGAGCTGTCCGACCACAGGAGTTTTCTACCCATGGGCAGTCCTTTGTGTGGTTTTACTCAGTACCATAAATGCGGTTGTTGCAGCCCCAGAGACAGGGGTTTGGAAAATTACCATTGTAAAC ACCTCAAGACCACTACTGTTAAGGAAATCAATGTATAAAGACACCAACATTGAATTGAAAG TTGTGCGTTTTGGCTGTCCTGAGGAGGTGAACTTCTCTATTCACTGGTATTTAAAATACTACCCCTGTAACAATGAATATAACAATATTGAA GAAATGTATGAAAGAACACCTCTTAATCGTGGGGAGGGCCTGGATCCGAATCCCCTCGGACAAGGAGAGTACATTGAACACAAATACAGTCCCATAACATGTAACCGTAAACTGCAGTCCTTTCCAAGGCTCAAA aAAGCCAAGGCAGATCCACGTCCAGTCAGTCCACCTGTTCAGGGTGAAGTGCCT GTTGAAAATGACACCAAATGGATTACCGAGGAGTATGACAGCGACACCCCAAATGTCATAGCCACCACCTGGAAGGATGGGCCTTACCTGCTAGTTGTAAAGATTGAGTCTAATAAACAAGATGCCAACTGGAATTTAACAg ttAATGTGGTGATGAAAGGCCGCCATGGTTACATTTCTATAACAGAATGGCCTCTCATGATT TTCTACATGGTGATGTGCATAGTGTACATCCTGTACGCCCTGCTGTGGTTTATCTGGGCAGCATGCTACTGGAAGGATCTGCTGAGGATCCAGTTCTGGATTGCAGGGGTCATATTTCTCGGTATGGTGGAGAAGGCTGTGTTCTGTGCCGAATATGAAAACACCAACGCTGTCGGCTCTGCTT CTCCAGGCTTGCTGATCTTTGCCGAGCTGGTCTCTGCCCTAAAGAGGACTTTGGCTCGATTGCTCGTCATCATCGTCAGCCTTGGTTATGGCATTATTAA GCCTCGACTGGGGCAAGTAATGCACAGAGTCGTGGGGCTCGGCATCCTCTACTTTGCCTTTGCTAGCATTGAAGGTGTCCTGAGGATTACTGGG GGTCGAGACAATGGCCCCGCTCTCATTACAGCAATTGTTCTGGCCGTGCTCGACTCCTGCGCCATCTGGTTC ATCTTTGTAAGCCTGGCACAAACCATCAAGACTCTGAAGCTGAGGAGAAACCCCGTCAAGTTGTCTCTCTACAGGCActtcacaaacacactgatATTTGCTGTCATTG CTTCCATCATTTTCATGGGTTGGATAGCGAAAAAATTTCGGCTAGCAGAGTGCCAGTCT GATTGGATTGAGCTGTGGGTGGAAGATGCTTTCTGGAGGTTCTTGTTCTCCGCCATTCTGTTCGTCATAATGTTTTTATGGAGACCGTCTGCAAACAACCAGAG GTACGCTTTCACACCTCTCATTGACGACTCTGACGATGAGGAGATTGAGGAGTTTGCCTCTACAAACATTG ATGGCATAAAGTTGAGAGCGTCTAAACACGAGACAAATGGGACAGTGAAGCCTGCAGAAGTAAACCCA GAGGAAGACTTGAAGTGGGTGGAGGATAACATTCCTAGCTCTCTTGCTGATGT AGCTCTACCAGTCCTGCTCGACTCAGATGAG GAAATCATGACAACCAGATATGAGATGTCAAAGCTGGAGTGA
- the tmem87b gene encoding transmembrane protein 87A isoform X2, which translates to MAAAVSMRTWSCPTTGVFYPWAVLCVVLLSTINAVVAAPETGVWKITIVNTSRPLLLRKSMYKDTNIELKVVRFGCPEEVNFSIHWYLKYYPCNNEYNNIEEMYERTPLNRGEGLDPNPLGQGEYIEHKYSPITCNRKLQSFPRLKKAKADPRPVSPPVQGEVPVENDTKWITEEYDSDTPNVIATTWKDGPYLLVVKIESNKQDANWNLTVNVVMKGRHGYISITEWPLMIFYMVMCIVYILYALLWFIWAACYWKDLLRIQFWIAGVIFLGMVEKAVFCAEYENTNAVGSASPGLLIFAELVSALKRTLARLLVIIVSLGYGIIKPRLGQVMHRVVGLGILYFAFASIEGVLRITGGRDNGPALITAIVLAVLDSCAIWFIFVSLAQTIKTLKLRRNPVKLSLYRHFTNTLIFAVIASIIFMGWIAKKFRLAECQSDWIELWVEDAFWRFLFSAILFVIMFLWRPSANNQRYAFTPLIDDSDDEEIEEFASTNIADGIKLRASKHETNGTVKPAEVNPEEDLKWVEDNIPSSLADVALPVLLDSDEEIMTTRYEMSKLE; encoded by the exons ATGGCCGCTGCTGTCAGTATGAGGACGTGGAGCTGTCCGACCACAGGAGTTTTCTACCCATGGGCAGTCCTTTGTGTGGTTTTACTCAGTACCATAAATGCGGTTGTTGCAGCCCCAGAGACAGGGGTTTGGAAAATTACCATTGTAAAC ACCTCAAGACCACTACTGTTAAGGAAATCAATGTATAAAGACACCAACATTGAATTGAAAG TTGTGCGTTTTGGCTGTCCTGAGGAGGTGAACTTCTCTATTCACTGGTATTTAAAATACTACCCCTGTAACAATGAATATAACAATATTGAA GAAATGTATGAAAGAACACCTCTTAATCGTGGGGAGGGCCTGGATCCGAATCCCCTCGGACAAGGAGAGTACATTGAACACAAATACAGTCCCATAACATGTAACCGTAAACTGCAGTCCTTTCCAAGGCTCAAA aAAGCCAAGGCAGATCCACGTCCAGTCAGTCCACCTGTTCAGGGTGAAGTGCCT GTTGAAAATGACACCAAATGGATTACCGAGGAGTATGACAGCGACACCCCAAATGTCATAGCCACCACCTGGAAGGATGGGCCTTACCTGCTAGTTGTAAAGATTGAGTCTAATAAACAAGATGCCAACTGGAATTTAACAg ttAATGTGGTGATGAAAGGCCGCCATGGTTACATTTCTATAACAGAATGGCCTCTCATGATT TTCTACATGGTGATGTGCATAGTGTACATCCTGTACGCCCTGCTGTGGTTTATCTGGGCAGCATGCTACTGGAAGGATCTGCTGAGGATCCAGTTCTGGATTGCAGGGGTCATATTTCTCGGTATGGTGGAGAAGGCTGTGTTCTGTGCCGAATATGAAAACACCAACGCTGTCGGCTCTGCTT CTCCAGGCTTGCTGATCTTTGCCGAGCTGGTCTCTGCCCTAAAGAGGACTTTGGCTCGATTGCTCGTCATCATCGTCAGCCTTGGTTATGGCATTATTAA GCCTCGACTGGGGCAAGTAATGCACAGAGTCGTGGGGCTCGGCATCCTCTACTTTGCCTTTGCTAGCATTGAAGGTGTCCTGAGGATTACTGGG GGTCGAGACAATGGCCCCGCTCTCATTACAGCAATTGTTCTGGCCGTGCTCGACTCCTGCGCCATCTGGTTC ATCTTTGTAAGCCTGGCACAAACCATCAAGACTCTGAAGCTGAGGAGAAACCCCGTCAAGTTGTCTCTCTACAGGCActtcacaaacacactgatATTTGCTGTCATTG CTTCCATCATTTTCATGGGTTGGATAGCGAAAAAATTTCGGCTAGCAGAGTGCCAGTCT GATTGGATTGAGCTGTGGGTGGAAGATGCTTTCTGGAGGTTCTTGTTCTCCGCCATTCTGTTCGTCATAATGTTTTTATGGAGACCGTCTGCAAACAACCAGAG GTACGCTTTCACACCTCTCATTGACGACTCTGACGATGAGGAGATTGAGGAGTTTGCCTCTACAAACATTG CAGATGGCATAAAGTTGAGAGCGTCTAAACACGAGACAAATGGGACAGTGAAGCCTGCAGAAGTAAACCCA GAGGAAGACTTGAAGTGGGTGGAGGATAACATTCCTAGCTCTCTTGCTGATGT AGCTCTACCAGTCCTGCTCGACTCAGATGAG GAAATCATGACAACCAGATATGAGATGTCAAAGCTGGAGTGA
- the tmem87b gene encoding transmembrane protein 87A isoform X3, which translates to MAAAVSMRTWSCPTTGVFYPWAVLCVVLLSTINAVVAAPETGVWKITIVNTSRPLLLRKSMYKDTNIELKVVRFGCPEEVNFSIHWYLKYYPCNNEYNNIEEMYERTPLNRGEGLDPNPLGQGEYIEHKYSPITCNRKLQSFPRLKKAKADPRPVSPPVQGEVPVENDTKWITEEYDSDTPNVIATTWKDGPYLLVVKIESNKQDANWNLTVNVVMKGRHGYISITEWPLMIFYMVMCIVYILYALLWFIWAACYWKDLLRIQFWIAGVIFLGMVEKAVFCAEYENTNAVGSASPGLLIFAELVSALKRTLARLLVIIVSLGYGIIKPRLGQVMHRVVGLGILYFAFASIEGVLRITGAKDSDLTLLANIPLALLDSSLCWWIFVSLAQTIKTLKLRRNPVKLSLYRHFTNTLIFAVIASIIFMGWIAKKFRLAECQSDWIELWVEDAFWRFLFSAILFVIMFLWRPSANNQRYAFTPLIDDSDDEEIEEFASTNIDGIKLRASKHETNGTVKPAEVNPEEDLKWVEDNIPSSLADVALPVLLDSDEEIMTTRYEMSKLE; encoded by the exons ATGGCCGCTGCTGTCAGTATGAGGACGTGGAGCTGTCCGACCACAGGAGTTTTCTACCCATGGGCAGTCCTTTGTGTGGTTTTACTCAGTACCATAAATGCGGTTGTTGCAGCCCCAGAGACAGGGGTTTGGAAAATTACCATTGTAAAC ACCTCAAGACCACTACTGTTAAGGAAATCAATGTATAAAGACACCAACATTGAATTGAAAG TTGTGCGTTTTGGCTGTCCTGAGGAGGTGAACTTCTCTATTCACTGGTATTTAAAATACTACCCCTGTAACAATGAATATAACAATATTGAA GAAATGTATGAAAGAACACCTCTTAATCGTGGGGAGGGCCTGGATCCGAATCCCCTCGGACAAGGAGAGTACATTGAACACAAATACAGTCCCATAACATGTAACCGTAAACTGCAGTCCTTTCCAAGGCTCAAA aAAGCCAAGGCAGATCCACGTCCAGTCAGTCCACCTGTTCAGGGTGAAGTGCCT GTTGAAAATGACACCAAATGGATTACCGAGGAGTATGACAGCGACACCCCAAATGTCATAGCCACCACCTGGAAGGATGGGCCTTACCTGCTAGTTGTAAAGATTGAGTCTAATAAACAAGATGCCAACTGGAATTTAACAg ttAATGTGGTGATGAAAGGCCGCCATGGTTACATTTCTATAACAGAATGGCCTCTCATGATT TTCTACATGGTGATGTGCATAGTGTACATCCTGTACGCCCTGCTGTGGTTTATCTGGGCAGCATGCTACTGGAAGGATCTGCTGAGGATCCAGTTCTGGATTGCAGGGGTCATATTTCTCGGTATGGTGGAGAAGGCTGTGTTCTGTGCCGAATATGAAAACACCAACGCTGTCGGCTCTGCTT CTCCAGGCTTGCTGATCTTTGCCGAGCTGGTCTCTGCCCTAAAGAGGACTTTGGCTCGATTGCTCGTCATCATCGTCAGCCTTGGTTATGGCATTATTAA GCCTCGACTGGGGCAAGTAATGCACAGAGTCGTGGGGCTCGGCATCCTCTACTTTGCCTTTGCTAGCATTGAAGGTGTCCTGAGGATTACTGGG GCAAAAGACTCTGACTTGACCCTGCTGGCCAACATTCCCCTGGCTCTGCTTGACTCCTCTCTGTGCTGGTGG ATCTTTGTAAGCCTGGCACAAACCATCAAGACTCTGAAGCTGAGGAGAAACCCCGTCAAGTTGTCTCTCTACAGGCActtcacaaacacactgatATTTGCTGTCATTG CTTCCATCATTTTCATGGGTTGGATAGCGAAAAAATTTCGGCTAGCAGAGTGCCAGTCT GATTGGATTGAGCTGTGGGTGGAAGATGCTTTCTGGAGGTTCTTGTTCTCCGCCATTCTGTTCGTCATAATGTTTTTATGGAGACCGTCTGCAAACAACCAGAG GTACGCTTTCACACCTCTCATTGACGACTCTGACGATGAGGAGATTGAGGAGTTTGCCTCTACAAACATTG ATGGCATAAAGTTGAGAGCGTCTAAACACGAGACAAATGGGACAGTGAAGCCTGCAGAAGTAAACCCA GAGGAAGACTTGAAGTGGGTGGAGGATAACATTCCTAGCTCTCTTGCTGATGT AGCTCTACCAGTCCTGCTCGACTCAGATGAG GAAATCATGACAACCAGATATGAGATGTCAAAGCTGGAGTGA
- the tmem87b gene encoding transmembrane protein 87A isoform X1: MAAAVSMRTWSCPTTGVFYPWAVLCVVLLSTINAVVAAPETGVWKITIVNTSRPLLLRKSMYKDTNIELKVVRFGCPEEVNFSIHWYLKYYPCNNEYNNIEEMYERTPLNRGEGLDPNPLGQGEYIEHKYSPITCNRKLQSFPRLKKAKADPRPVSPPVQGEVPVENDTKWITEEYDSDTPNVIATTWKDGPYLLVVKIESNKQDANWNLTVNVVMKGRHGYISITEWPLMIFYMVMCIVYILYALLWFIWAACYWKDLLRIQFWIAGVIFLGMVEKAVFCAEYENTNAVGSASPGLLIFAELVSALKRTLARLLVIIVSLGYGIIKPRLGQVMHRVVGLGILYFAFASIEGVLRITGAKDSDLTLLANIPLALLDSSLCWWIFVSLAQTIKTLKLRRNPVKLSLYRHFTNTLIFAVIASIIFMGWIAKKFRLAECQSDWIELWVEDAFWRFLFSAILFVIMFLWRPSANNQRYAFTPLIDDSDDEEIEEFASTNIADGIKLRASKHETNGTVKPAEVNPEEDLKWVEDNIPSSLADVALPVLLDSDEEIMTTRYEMSKLE; encoded by the exons ATGGCCGCTGCTGTCAGTATGAGGACGTGGAGCTGTCCGACCACAGGAGTTTTCTACCCATGGGCAGTCCTTTGTGTGGTTTTACTCAGTACCATAAATGCGGTTGTTGCAGCCCCAGAGACAGGGGTTTGGAAAATTACCATTGTAAAC ACCTCAAGACCACTACTGTTAAGGAAATCAATGTATAAAGACACCAACATTGAATTGAAAG TTGTGCGTTTTGGCTGTCCTGAGGAGGTGAACTTCTCTATTCACTGGTATTTAAAATACTACCCCTGTAACAATGAATATAACAATATTGAA GAAATGTATGAAAGAACACCTCTTAATCGTGGGGAGGGCCTGGATCCGAATCCCCTCGGACAAGGAGAGTACATTGAACACAAATACAGTCCCATAACATGTAACCGTAAACTGCAGTCCTTTCCAAGGCTCAAA aAAGCCAAGGCAGATCCACGTCCAGTCAGTCCACCTGTTCAGGGTGAAGTGCCT GTTGAAAATGACACCAAATGGATTACCGAGGAGTATGACAGCGACACCCCAAATGTCATAGCCACCACCTGGAAGGATGGGCCTTACCTGCTAGTTGTAAAGATTGAGTCTAATAAACAAGATGCCAACTGGAATTTAACAg ttAATGTGGTGATGAAAGGCCGCCATGGTTACATTTCTATAACAGAATGGCCTCTCATGATT TTCTACATGGTGATGTGCATAGTGTACATCCTGTACGCCCTGCTGTGGTTTATCTGGGCAGCATGCTACTGGAAGGATCTGCTGAGGATCCAGTTCTGGATTGCAGGGGTCATATTTCTCGGTATGGTGGAGAAGGCTGTGTTCTGTGCCGAATATGAAAACACCAACGCTGTCGGCTCTGCTT CTCCAGGCTTGCTGATCTTTGCCGAGCTGGTCTCTGCCCTAAAGAGGACTTTGGCTCGATTGCTCGTCATCATCGTCAGCCTTGGTTATGGCATTATTAA GCCTCGACTGGGGCAAGTAATGCACAGAGTCGTGGGGCTCGGCATCCTCTACTTTGCCTTTGCTAGCATTGAAGGTGTCCTGAGGATTACTGGG GCAAAAGACTCTGACTTGACCCTGCTGGCCAACATTCCCCTGGCTCTGCTTGACTCCTCTCTGTGCTGGTGG ATCTTTGTAAGCCTGGCACAAACCATCAAGACTCTGAAGCTGAGGAGAAACCCCGTCAAGTTGTCTCTCTACAGGCActtcacaaacacactgatATTTGCTGTCATTG CTTCCATCATTTTCATGGGTTGGATAGCGAAAAAATTTCGGCTAGCAGAGTGCCAGTCT GATTGGATTGAGCTGTGGGTGGAAGATGCTTTCTGGAGGTTCTTGTTCTCCGCCATTCTGTTCGTCATAATGTTTTTATGGAGACCGTCTGCAAACAACCAGAG GTACGCTTTCACACCTCTCATTGACGACTCTGACGATGAGGAGATTGAGGAGTTTGCCTCTACAAACATTG CAGATGGCATAAAGTTGAGAGCGTCTAAACACGAGACAAATGGGACAGTGAAGCCTGCAGAAGTAAACCCA GAGGAAGACTTGAAGTGGGTGGAGGATAACATTCCTAGCTCTCTTGCTGATGT AGCTCTACCAGTCCTGCTCGACTCAGATGAG GAAATCATGACAACCAGATATGAGATGTCAAAGCTGGAGTGA